CAAAATGAGAGTCGTCACAGGTATCCATAGCAGAGTAACGACTCCTAAATCCAACAAACAGTCGTCATTGACATGAAAAATCTAACGACTCTAGCCAAATGAATTCAAACCTTCTGGATATATTTTGTTAACCAAGGGTCGTCATTGATTTCATTATAAACACTGACGACTCTGTCCAGAAATATTCTTtccatctcctggatgttttgggAAAAATGGTCGTTAGATCTCTATTTGAGGATATTAACGACTTTGTGTGTTGAAGTGGTAAATACAATTAGGATCGTCAAAGTACTATGAAGCGAAGATGACGACCCTTGGTATGAGGAAGGGAAATCTTGTCTTCATTGGATTACTACATGGTTCTAACGAGCATACTTGAAAACATAGTATTTGCAACAAACACGGGAGTTACCAAACATAAAAGTACTCGAAACAAAGACTCCAAACCAAACACATAAGTTGTTTCAACACACCCTTAAGTTCAATTCATAAAGTAAAATTAGCATAAGTTGAAGTTGACCATCTCGACCTCGACCACCACCTTATTGCCTCCCTGACCTGCTAACTCTCCGGCTTTTCTTAGGAGGAGCACCCTCTGGGGAACCAGCATCTTCTCTAGTAATTTCTTGTACCTCTGAGGGAtgttcatcatgatgttggataCTTTGGCCATGCTCATCAACTTCTTGTGCTCTTTGGCTACGTGATTTCCGGCTCTTCTTACCTTCCTTAGCCAGCTCCTTGAACATCTTCTTTGCATTGGGATTTTCAATGTGCGTGCAGTAATCTGCGTACCGACGTTGCTTCGCAGGATCCATCACTTCCCCTTTGTCAGCCGAGCaacaaaaaaccttgacaaaaaGCTTCATTCGCTCCCTCTATATGTATTcaaaaacaatttcacattaactCTCTTATATGTAGATGAATAACACAATTACAAAATTAAATACTCACCACTAGTGTCAGAATGGAAGTAGCATCTCTATtgtcgacttgagaagaagaagaggtggaTGCTCTGTTGGTCCTCCTACCCGGAGTCGGATCTACCCATATCACCCTACCATGGGAGAAGCCTTCATACCATTCGACGTAATCCGGTGTTGCCTCATGACCTTCATCCGCATGCACCCACCATGAGATGTCTACAAGCCTAGAGTGTCTATCATTTCAATGCTTGCCATCAACTTCAGGTTCATAAGCCACCTTTATACCCGCTTCGTCAGCCTCGCACTTTTCCAACTTGTGCTTGAACGGAGGTACATAATCCTCATCGGGTGAATCTTGAATAAAACCAAGTTGACGCATGATTCTTATCGTATTGTACATTGAAAAACCGTTAGGGTGAAACAAAGGGCCATGGTAATACACGACATCTTCCATTGCGCCAACTCTATTATTCTTGTAAGGATTGAAGACTACCTCTTTAGCCGTGATGTTGTCAAGTTTTTGACGCATTTGTATCAACGCATCATTTTGTTCCCTATCTTGAGAACCAGTGAACAAGTATTTGGTTCCCGTTGGACTACCTTTTCTCCATTGTGGGTTGAGTACCACATCTTCATTATCTTTGATCAGTGATGGGAAATGATCATAAATCCACACCTATAGAAaccaatgaaataaacataaataattcaatttttaaaatgtACAAAAACAAGAAAACTTTCATCAATCCAAATACCTGGATTAGAGCCAAATTCCCATTAATTTTAGAAGTTAGTTTGCGAGATCCCTGAGAAAGCTGACCATTCAGGTGTGCAATTATGGCAGTCCCCCAAGAGTACTTGCTCACATCTTCCAAAGGATCCAAAAGCTGAAGAAGGTTGGCGCTCACCCGGTTACCTTTGCTGTCAGGAAATATAACTGACgcaaggacatacaacaaatACCCAGCCGCCGCATAGCGACATTCCATATCAGAGAGACctccttctttttccttcttttctgtcCCATAAAACATGTTCCTAATATCTAcaagtttgaactctttcttcgggTACTTATGTCCCTTCTCGAAAAGCCCATTAGTCTTCTCGGAATCCCAGATAAACAAGTTCTTGGTCCATGTATAGATGTCTTCCCAACTAGGCCTTCTCTTGAACTTCTCACCGGTTGATTTGCCTTCGACCTGCAACCCTAATATCTGTTCTGTGTCATCAGGAGTTATCGCCGTCTCACCAAAAGGAAGTTGGAATGTGTCGACTTCAGCGTGATACCTTTCACAGAAACTAGATACTGCGACCTTGTCATACGCAATCACAGAGTTCAGAACGGCATTGTACAAACCTGAGttttcaaccaaatctctaactcTTTCACATTCACCTTCTAGCGGCCACAACTCCATTTTCTTGAAAGAAGATTGGTGCCGGAAAAGACGTGCGGcatccttatgatcctacaaaacataaacaaacacgtatttaaaaaacaaaacataaacaagttaacacCAACTAATCAAATAGCAAGCAAATTTGGGATTCTTACGATTGTCTCACTAATGCAATGAGCCCACGATCCaggatatccaaatagaactttgtCCCAATCTCTAGGTTCTCCTCTAAGTTTACCACCTCGAAGAGGAGGCAACATCAAATGAGTAGCGGGAACGTGTCTCGCACTGGGTGCAATATCTGTTCCATCCTTCTTAACCCTCTTTACCGGCTTTTTCtcctttgcattctcttcctcatcctcaacagtggttttaccatcatcaccaccttcatccttttcatcatcattaccttcattctcttcctcctcatcatcattatcatcaccgccattattacctttatgttgttcctcctcattaccatcatcctcatcatcaccactaccattaccttcaccctcttcctcctcttcttgctcttcttcttgttcctcttcttcttcttgtatctcaTGTTCGACACCCTGTTCCTCCtctacttgctcttcttcttgttcatcttcttcttcagcactaGTGTTAGCTGAAACAACAGGAGTGTCTGATTCTGACGAATCGGACAACTCATTACCTTAGTCTCTTGGTTCGGTGATAGAAAATGATACCTCACTCGGCCTTCTTCCGCGCAATGGACCGGCAAGTAAGTATTTATCGTTGCGGGGAGGTTTCGAAGGAGGAGTTATCGTGATTTCAACCTTGTCTTTCGTTTTCTTGTCACTACATTCCAAAcacgaaaaaaaaaattataagacatcaactttatctctatcagttaaagagtcgtcaatgatatgctctaacaaaataaaGACTTTTCATTACAAAGTAACAATTGTAATTTATAAGGTAACGACTCTTTGCGAAAATTGGACAGTGAGGATGATTTTGGTCCTTAAAGGGTCGTTAAAGATTAAACTTGGGTCGTCAAACAAGTAACTGCCGACCCTTTAaaagagatgacgactctagggattatagattactaacgactctagtctagggattatatactactgacgactctatcgttctctccaacagaaggcagttcaagttcaacccagagtcgttacgcactaatttggggtcgtcaaactacagtcgtcatcttcaacctaatatggcgacgactctattctagggcacaaaaggtcgaagtagcagaacaagggtcgtcatatttacactaacaggttaacgatttttcatagaaaaagcatgcaatgtaagagtcgttagggtattatttcttcgatgctaacgactctcactctgtaacttatatttttcagttaccaatctcgattacacaatcaaaaaacaaccaaaacatcaAATAGGAGGTGGGTTTAAGTTCACATACCCTCTAATTGGAGCCATTCCCTTTTTGGGTTTCGATTTGCTTGCTTCAGGATCTCTTCGCACGTACACCTTTGCATTCACCGTATCTACAAGGTTAGGAATTTGAAGTGCTTTGCGAGCGGTTTGGTTTGTTTTAGCcatatttgtagaagaagttaatcgtcgattaaagttttatcatcgacgattacgcgattaatcggttcgaagaattttcttcggtggaggtggagtcgttaatggtggaggtggagaagaggaagggaggagaggaagatgaagataaaagagaaactgattttctctttgatttaattaggATATATAGATTAGGGGCCTTAACTAGGGTAgttaattagtgaaactgattttcaattagtgaagagtaaaatagtatattcatattgcgatatttacacccctgaaaattttgggggTAAAAAAAATTTCATGGCCCCAATCggaagttatggcccccaattaaactaggataaACAAATGAAGTGCAGGATCAGAAAAATATTAAGTCCAAAAGTAAAAATAAAGTGTCAAAATTTGAATTGGTATTTTTACTTCTATTCGGCAAAAGTACAAATGTTTggataactttttcttttttggcttcGAGTAGTTCTGAAATTTTATAACGTGTTTGGATACTATTTCAGAAGTTGTTTTTCGATttctagaagcaaaaaaaaaatcaaaatcaagtgtgagtccttaatttcataagaactTCTAGAAACAAGCTTCTCGAAAAACTAAATTCTCGCTTTCTGATTTCTAGACATCGAAAAACAAACGAATTCTAAATGTGTATCCAACCAGGCTATAAAAAATGTAGGGCACTGGAAGTGGTGTGCACCCTATCATAATAGAGAAGAATATAaacttccaaaaagaaaaaggaataaaGAAATGTAATATAGGAACTTCAAAAGTTGAGTCTTTGCAGTCCAGAAAGAGTTGGAGTAAGCTAAAGGCATATAAATTCATAGGAGAGTGACATTATAACCTGCAAAATAATCTTCCACGCAACTTCGACAAATAGTAGCTTTTTCAAGCCCAACTCATTGCAGAGTAACAGTCTATGAACATTTGACCCACTTATAGTAGAAAACTTACTGTGAAAGATGCAACATATTTTTACAGCCAAATGAACACCCTATATGACATGTATGCAGCCCAATCAAAATATAAATGCAAACCTAGATGAACACACATTGTAAAATGGGAAAATATTCCGACATCCTACCGGTGTAAACTTTCCAAGTCACCAGGCAGGATGATGATTTCTTACAATTAGTCTTTCTCAAGGCTCAAGACTATAGCAATTCAAGAGGGACAAAATATACTCATTTAAAACTGCACATCCAATCAAACACCGGGAGCACAAAAAATTGCTATCCAAGAAAACCTGCGCAACAAAAAAACACGGTTCATacttcaacaacaagaagaagaaaagcagGTTCAAATGTAAAATCATATTGCAACAAACTTTAATCTACCCAAGCCAAAGTTAACTTCTTTTCTAATTGCTTTCTTTTATCTTAATTCCTGTATCTAGAAGCAAGTATGTTTACTTCTTTCTTTCAGCACATTAATGGCAAGAGCACCGGGTGAGGATTATCTATCTACTCAACATGTCCTATAGTTAGTCTTCAACCAACTTCGGAAGGGgataaaaagttttaaaatgggGAACATCCTTGGTATGAAGGATCATCTCCAAGTGACAGCACAGCAATACAGTGGGTGTATTATAAATATTTGCATTACTGCAGTTCCACCAAAAACATTTGATGCTGACGCTAATTCGCAACAACATCAAAACTTACCAGGTAGACTGGTGGATGTAAGGTAATGATGTGTTGCCAAACGAACTCGGACAGTTTAGTGTTACTGCAAAAGATGCCATTGCCAAAATTAAGTAGCAGTAGAACAGAAAAAATCATATGTGCAGGTGAAGTAAATATCGTTTCGATATCTCAGATAGTGGAAACGAAGCAGCGGGCAATAGGTTATTTATAACAGTGTATTCTCTCAAGCCAAACTGTATATTACCATGAACAGAAAGGAGTAGGATTATGAATTTGGTTACCTTTGTATATCAGTTGGAAGCATCAGAAATTACTGGTCCTGTGTGAATAATCAGAGTTATTAGCACAGACAATCCCGCAAACCAAGGAATCAAAAGAAGACAAAGGAAGAATGCTTTTAAAATAACCTGGTTCGAAATACATGCAGTAAGAAGTGTCCCACGAAATCCTCCCTCAGTTCGCTTGACATCCGAATGCTGTCCGGAGATTTCATCTGGAGTTAAAATAGAAGGAATGGTCAAACTGTTACTTAAGAGATACTTAAGCTAAAGCAAGAAAAGACAGAAaacgaaaaaggaaaaaaaaaaaaaaaaaaaaaaaaaaaaaaaatgaatccgAGATGAGAGCTgaaactaatttttattctcatgGACCTCACAAATAACACAGCATATCAGTTGGCAATCAGCTGAAAGACTAGAATTTATGACCAAAACATCTTCCGGAAGATGGCCTTTATGATCTGGGAAGATATCAAACAAGGCCTTTCACCAGCAAACAAATCTTTACAGTGATGATAATGTTAAATTACCTGCGATATCACGATTCTCGTAGATTCCCGAATCTCTGACCCAGAGCACATCTCCTGGGAATATATTCATGTCAGCTAGAGTAACAGACTCCTCATCAATTTGCCTGGTACGTTTATGTAGCATCTGATTCTCCTTGATGACCTGCAAGATCAGTTTCCCAGATATGAGAGCCATGTATGCTAAAAGTAATTACTTAGCTACGAAACAGCATCGAACATAATTCTATGTCCTTACTGATTTCAAAAAGAACCACCATGAACTATGAGAACAGTGAGAGTATTTGGGCAAAATAGACCTTAAAACTACCGAGTCAAAGTACTTGGGTTGAAAAACTTTTGCTTTCTGAGAAGGAAGAAAGCAGTCAAAAACTTGAGGGAATTCATAGTTTTTACACATGACAACTAGGAAAACACCTAGGAGCATGGTGCAGCATTAGCTACATCTTTGTGATTTTAGTTTCTTTCTCATTTATGCGTTTCAGACAGCAAAACAAAACACTATATTCCTACTAGCTTACCAGAACAGATTCTTACAAACGTGAAATAGACAAAATCTTACCCCAAATGATTCCCAAATCATCATTTTCAACTGATAGATTGACATGGAACCAGACACTTTCAAGTTTACTGTGTTGCCATCTGAAGTCTTGCGGGAGCGCTTGGAAACGCGCCTATCTGGGTCAGAAACTGCACAAGAAGCATCAAGAACAGATCTTGGAGCTTCCTTTCCACGTACGAGAACTACAGAAATCTCTTTATCGAAATAGCTTAATTTCTGTGTTAGCTCTCTGCTTTCTCTTTCTCCTATGCATTCTTCGCATATCTAATCAAATAATACTGAAGTTAGAATAACCATGAAAAAGTGTAACACTAAGagatgtatatttttttttaactttcacTTTCAAAAGAGCACAACCTCATCTTACCATCGGATAAGTCTTAATAGTAGGTTGCCTTGGCTCAAGCTCATCATTTGAAGGATTCAGGTTTGCTTCTGAAATTGGCATCTCTTCAGAAGATCCAACTAATTTCTTCACATCACCATTAGAGAACTCAATTTCAGCAGATACACATTTCGAGTTGGCAACTTGCCAATCTTCGCAAAAGAACTTCCAGTCATTCTCTGAGATTAAAGTCAATCCATCTGTCTGGAATTGAAAACGAAAAGCTAAATTAGAAAAATAGTGACAGACCTTCAAGTAGAGTTGACTTTAGTACTGGGAAACAATAGTGGTTCTGTGGAAGCGGTAGACACTATAATAATCTCTCAGTTATTGTCGCAGAGAGAGAAAGCGGTGTTCTAGATAGCTGATAGGAAAAATCAAACTCCTAACAATGAACACAAATAGGAATTAGAAAAACCAAAACCTTCGCAGTATGCGACCTCGAGCACATGAGGGATTGTTCAAGATGAAAAACTATTCACCAATATAGATGCACATATGGTACATCTATTGATATCAGAAGAATAGGTAGAATGAGCAACAAGCATCATACATGACGAATGCTTGTCAAAAGCTTGCTTTAAGATCAAATCACAATTAAAATAATGCAACAATTTTATACACTTACGGTAGATGGCTTCTGAAGAATAAGACCACGTTTGCAGTAAAGATCCAGAGGCCTTTCTAACAGCCGCGAATGCTGGtgtgcaaaaataaaataaaaaaataaagagactCATCATATCGAACAAAAAAACAAGTTACAGCAGCCAAATAAGCTAACTTAGAACCTACGCCACATTTTAGCAAATATAGCTAACTAGCTACCATTTATATTACAAACTTGTGACATTTAATAACACCGAACGGCTGTCATTTCAAAATCTCAAACTGTGTCACTTGATATATTAATAGGTACTAGGTGTTTCCATTTTTTGTTGTTCATGTAAAGTTGAAGTTACTCAAAAAACATTAACTGAGAGGAGATAGGTTCATAGTgtccaacaaaaataaaataaaaattctacAATATCCATGTAAGATTACCACTTACTTTCCCACATATCAGAGAATCGATAACGCCCTCTAAAGGGTCAGGTCTGGCAGCCACAGGTGACGACACCATCTTCCCACTTGCTGTAATGTAACTTCTCCACTTAGCAAGCCATGATGAAGGCAACAAGTAATACTTGCTGCCTGGATTAAGCGCATCATTCTTTCCCAGAAGTAACTTCTCATGGTTCTGGCGTTCTTTGAGCTTTGCTGCTCTGTAAATTTAACAAAGATATTAAATCAATAAAGTGCAATAAAAACTTTATGCTACTGCAAATATCAATATCAGCATATCTACCTCAGAGTATCTTCAAAGCATGCCGCTTCATTAAGTTCGACACTGCATATAGCACATGATTCTGCCTCCGACGGAAATTTTGAACAACCCAAAACATCTCCAGGTTTCACCTTGTTGGAATCTTCATAAAGAAAGAGCCAGAGATCCTCCGGAATCAACACACGCTTCGCCCCAGCCGCTTGTTCCGGCATAAGCTCTCCATGGGGACACCTAATTGAAGCTGTTGGGCCAATGTCAGCTTCACCAGGAAAATCCACATTTTTTCTCCGTGACCACTGTTGCAACCTGTGCAACAAAGCAAACTAACATCATTCGAGAACCTTCAATAACAAAACCTACAAGAGCAAATGCAATACAACTGGAAGTGTAGACGTTCGTTTTACAATATTTGATCTCGACAGACAGCATATACATGACAAACCGTGGTTTTTTATACCCTAACATGTCATTAAAGCCACCCCTTTAGCAGTTTAGCTAAAGAGAGAGTTTGTCATCCCAATGGATTTTGAATGGCTACACTCCGACATGTCTCTTCGGGTACGATTCATTAAAGCCTTCAGTTTATCCCGTCGGGACAATAAATTCTTCGGTAACTTTTCTCCAGCTGATAAAGGATTTACCTGCTTCTGGATTCTGGTTTCCTCTTATACTAAATTATAGTAGAATATCTTCAAGGGAATAAAACAAAATGGTCTAAAATACAGCCAAAACTATAGTATTTAGTGACACCACATTCCTAAAAGTATATAAAGAGACTAACTGAGAGGACAGTGGAATCCGTACCAAGGCCTAGATACATAGTACAACGTCCCAtccagagattttccagcaagtgAGGCATCTGCAATCTCCTTGAAAGAGGATCTTTGATCCCTATAGTCATTCGCACGAACCATCGTCTTCGCCCCATCCCTTAGGCATTCGATACAGAGGTCATCATTGGATAGTGTTGGCCCACCACCATACTAGAGTCAAAAGTTCCATTATCAGAGCTAACATGTGAGCAAATAAACAGATGAAATGgccaagaaaaaaaatacatttgcTAAATATTTAACAGAAATCAATGGAATTTCTAATCCAAATGGCTGAAGTGGCCAATCCAGGCCTTCGTTCCACTAAAAACCCTCAAAGATGCCCAAGTAAGGAGCATACgtggaaaaaaaaaaactgttcctAGAACTAAAGTAAATGTTATGTGCCTACTCTCAATTTAGATTGAAATACAACAGAAGAGCCATGCAATGCTTCCACAAGGAACCAAACTATTTGGGTGAACTACCTAATTGAGCAAGTTGAGATAAAGCATAGAACAAGCAGCTCGAAGAGACGAGCTTGCTTTGTCAGATTTCACTGCAGCTACTGGTTGACGGCATTAGCAGGTCAAGCAGATAATCATATATGTCCACAAAGTTAAAGACAAATAGACGAGAATACCTTGGAAAGCAACCTTGTCCAGGCTGCTTCTGACAAACGCTTCATAGAGCCAACTTTTGAAACTGAAACTCGACCGTGTGAGCACTGAATTGATGTGTTGTCAATGACACTGCAATAGATAGCAAAGTAAACTCCATTTCTCAGTTCTTGCACAATTTAAGTTCCACAATTTATACTAGTAGAGCAAAATTCCTTAAAAGCCTATCGAGATAGTTGCACAGAGAAACGTCTAAATTGCAAAGTAATGACTCAAAAGATTCAAAGAATATATAATAAAAAAGAAAGCGGAATCTAGGACGACGTGACACCTAAAGGGCTAGAACTTATTGGTCACCTACTCGGATGGTAATCTCCATTCAGTTAGTTCCTCAAATCTAAATCTCATCAGCAGCATGTATAAAACTACAAGTTCCACAAATCCCTTCTCTAAAATCTGTAGATGACTAATTCTAGGTAGGAAAGGCATATCTGTAATTTGCTGCTTCACAAGTATAAATAATACTAGTCCAGGCATCTCAATGTTTTCTGTGTTTCTATGAATTCACTGTGCGGATCACCATAACAGGTCACTCAAATTTGCAAATTTACTGTGAGAAGATATTAACAAAATAGAAATAGAGATCAACACAAGTAGACACTTACGGAGGGGAATTGGTATCAGCCCATTGGCGAAGCCAGTCTGTAGTTATCCAGAAGTAAGGCTCTTCAACTGAAGAAGCAGGAGCTTCTGAGAGAATGGATCTCACTTCCTGTCTTCGTTCTACAATTCCTGCCGTCTCTTTCTCCTTTTTCTGCTTGTGACTTTGGCAAAGATAGAGATACGAGTCGTTCAATATCTTCATCTCATCAAGGAGATGAGGTGGGAGACATTTATCATCGCGTTGAGGCTCTGGCTCACTACATCTTTCTGTATCTTTGAAGGCTTTGTTTTTGCTTTCTGTGGTGCTTCGACGACGATACATCAGCATGTATGCATCAGCTGATTCAAAGGTCTTTGCCTGACAACCATTATTAGAAGCTGAAGAATGCATTTGACCAACATCGACATGATTCCCATTAGAAACAACCATTTGTTCAGAACAAGGGGGCTGCAAATTTGGTTCAGTTTCCATTGGTTCTGCAGTGGAGCTAGAAGAGTCTTCTCCAAATGGATGATAACCTTTCTTTGACACGGTCTCATCATCAAATTCCCACCATTCTCCGGTTCGTTCATCCTTAATAATTGATAAATAATGCCCACAATTTACACCAGCTCCTTTATGAACAAGTATTGCTGACAAATCGTATAATAATTCTGACTGGGATGGCTCATTCAATCTGTGATTCATTTGCAGTTCTCCCGGAAAACTAATTGACGAAGTTATTTTCTTCCCTGTGGTACTCTGCAAATACAAATACAATGATATCAATCCAGAAGATATTGACCAGTACACAGACAGCTCAAAATAGTGAAATACAAAGCGAAAAGGAAAGCAATTCGGCTAAATCAGTGACATAAGCATACTATATGGGAACGGGTGATTGCAGCCCAGTTTGTATGGCATGAGATACTTATGAATTTTATTACTTCCAATAAGTTAGTATCAGTGAAATGGTGGAGGGAATCTGTATAAAGATATTTTCCTATTATGGAAAGAATAAATTAGTGGTTCAGCTGCTTTGTTAAATTTTTTATCTAATTCACAAAAAAATTAACAGTAGATTTCTTCTCTATTAGCTCGAATATCCAAAAATGCCAAAATAACTTTGGCCATGAAAATGTACTAAGCATAACTTTCACTAGTTCAAAGAAATTGTGAAAGGTACAGATAACACGATAATGTGTAGAGAGAAATCTgcattagatatatatatatataagcaccTTTGGAAGGAAAATGCAGCGCTTGAGCTGGAAATTAAGCACATCTGGAAGGGTGCGCAGTTTAATCCATCGAGCAGCATCAACTCGTGTACCACATGGCACGCACGAATACTGGTTGTCCCCACTTAACTTTTCCACGCTAAGATAGTCATCTAAACTCTCATCCAAGTTTTTGAAACCTTGGATGCCTAACTCAAGATGATAAAAGTCTTCCACCTTTGAAGAAGCTTCGGAATCTTGTCCACACTTTGAGCATCTGCAATAGTATAAGTGCGGAACATATAAATCAGTTTATAACATGCAGGAAAATTATACAACTGCTCCATGCAGCAGAATGCCAAGGCGTTTGAACGAAAAGTAAATTGGTCTCTTAAAGGATAACTAGGAACCCATAAATATGCTATTGACAGTGGGTTATGGCATTAATAGTTAACTATGAACCCTTAAACTAAGCTGGTTGAATGCAGTACTGGGAAACTAACTCATTTTTGTGACAGCAACTTGTGGTAAAAGGAAAGTTGGTCCgagttctttctttcttttttgttatatCAACATATAATTGCGTTAACAACCAAAACATATAGCTACTAGCTTAAACAAGCTAAACATTTCATCTTTACAAATTAATAATGCATAAGGAAATAAGTAAGGTAATCTTACCGAGTCACATTTGAAACACTTCCAACGAAGAGATCTTGTACTATCGTCCTCGAATTCGGAACCTTAGAGTGGCTAAGAGATTGTTCCAGCAAGTTAAGAAGCAAAGTAAGAAACTCATGACTATCCTGCTGAATCTCATTATCCAACTCCAACTTTTTAATAAATGGAGACGAATCAATAAAAGCCTTCACACTCGAATGCAACCCAGCAAACAGCTTTGCTAACTCATCCAGCACAGGATTCTGCCTCAACAACTCCGGCTCCACCGCGAAAACACCAGCCCTAAACTTCAAATTCATATACAAACACTGAAGTATACTATTAGCATAACACGTAGCACCAAGATTAGTTAAACCAGCAGGCCAACCTTCGTCCACACGGAGTTCCTCAGATGGATCATGACCAAGATTAAGTAAAACATCTGGTATCTTCTGCCATAGACCTGCCTTTCTATATCCGTTAGAAGGTGGAACAAGTCCACAGAAACAGTTAGGATTATCTTTCGAATTCACACGACAACCTTGacaaacaggtttagaaatgcAATATAACTGGTCTATATCTTCTTTGGTAACATCACCAGTAGCACATATTCTCCTTAAGATTTCAGAGGCAGATCCAGCTTCTTCCTCATATCTACTCTTTTTGTTCTTGCTGTTTCTTGTAACTCTACTACTCATCTTTCTTAATAATCACTGGATTGTACTAATGAACATCACAATGTGGTAAAATTCCTTGTGAATAATCGTCTTCACCTGCAAGAAAATTCAAGAAAACAATCAGTTGATCCCTAACAAATCAAAAGTCACTCACTCATATTAGCTAAATGAAAGAAGAAATTCATGaaaattcaagtctaattgaaacAGCTTAATTGACTGCATTGACATAAAGAAAATAGACTGTTTAATCTAGGGTTTTGTACGAATTCTGTGATAGAG
This genomic interval from Papaver somniferum cultivar HN1 unplaced genomic scaffold, ASM357369v1 unplaced-scaffold_107, whole genome shotgun sequence contains the following:
- the LOC113328179 gene encoding ubiquitin carboxyl-terminal hydrolase 26-like, with product MSSRVTRNSKNKKSRYEEEAGSASEILRRICATGDVTKEDIDQLYCISKPVCQGCRVNSKDNPNCFCGLVPPSNGYRKAGLWQKIPDVLLNLGHDPSEELRVDEGWPAGLTNLGATCYANSILQCLYMNLKFRAGVFAVEPELLRQNPVLDELAKLFAGLHSSVKAFIDSSPFIKKLELDNEIQQDSHEFLTLLLNLLEQSLSHSKVPNSRTIVQDLFVGSVSNVTRCSKCGQDSEASSKVEDFYHLELGIQGFKNLDESLDDYLSVEKLSGDNQYSCVPCGTRVDAARWIKLRTLPDVLNFQLKRCIFLPKSTTGKKITSSISFPGELQMNHRLNEPSQSELLYDLSAILVHKGAGVNCGHYLSIIKDERTGEWWEFDDETVSKKGYHPFGEDSSSSTAEPMETEPNLQPPCSEQMVVSNGNHVDVGQMHSSASNNGCQAKTFESADAYMLMYRRRSTTESKNKAFKDTERCSEPEPQRDDKCLPPHLLDEMKILNDSYLYLCQSHKQKKEKETAGIVERRQEVRSILSEAPASSVEEPYFWITTDWLRQWADTNSPPVIDNTSIQCSHGRVSVSKVGSMKRLSEAAWTRLLSKYGGGPTLSNDDLCIECLRDGAKTMVRANDYRDQRSSFKEIADASLAGKSLDGTLYYVSRPWLQQWSRRKNVDFPGEADIGPTASIRCPHGELMPEQAAGAKRVLIPEDLWLFLYEDSNKVKPGDVLGCSKFPSEAESCAICSVELNEAACFEDTLRAAKLKERQNHEKLLLGKNDALNPGSKYYLLPSSWLAKWRSYITASGKMVSSPVAARPDPLEGVIDSLICGKHSRLLERPLDLYCKRGLILQKPSTTDGLTLISENDWKFFCEDWQVANSKCVSAEIEFSNGDVKKLVGSSEEMPISEANLNPSNDELEPRQPTIKTYPMICEECIGERESRELTQKLSYFDKEISVVLVRGKEAPRSVLDASCAVSDPDRRVSKRSRKTSDGNTVNLKVSGSMSIYQLKMMIWESFGVIKENQMLHKRTRQIDEESVTLADMNIFPGDVLWVRDSGIYENRDIADEISGQHSDVKRTEGGFRGTLLTACISNQDQ